Proteins encoded together in one Pseudomonas sp. ADAK13 window:
- the tauC gene encoding taurine ABC transporter permease TauC — protein sequence MSSYELPATAAKPVAKPVVPVRRSLSTRWISVLTLVTLVAIWWAVTASGLIEPLFLPPPSAVLQKGWLLATTGYMDSTLWQHLGASLKRIGLGLGFAVLTAVPVGIAIGSNRIARGILDPLIEFYRPIPPLAYLPLIVIWCGIGELSKVLLIYLAIFAPIAIATATGVRTVDPAKLRAAQSLGATRAQLIRHVILPSALPDILTGVRIGLGVGWSTLVAAELIAATSGLGFMVQSAAQFLVTDVVVLGILVIALIAFAMEMGLRALQRKLVPWHGQAH from the coding sequence ATGAGCAGTTACGAATTACCGGCCACGGCCGCCAAGCCGGTGGCCAAACCCGTGGTCCCTGTACGCCGCAGCCTGAGCACCCGCTGGATCAGCGTGCTGACCCTGGTGACGCTGGTTGCCATCTGGTGGGCCGTGACCGCCAGCGGGCTGATCGAACCGCTGTTCCTGCCACCGCCTTCTGCCGTGCTGCAAAAAGGCTGGCTGCTGGCAACTACCGGCTACATGGACTCCACCCTGTGGCAGCACTTGGGCGCGAGCCTCAAGCGCATCGGCCTGGGCCTCGGTTTTGCCGTGCTGACCGCCGTGCCGGTGGGCATTGCCATCGGCTCCAATCGCATCGCCCGAGGCATTCTGGACCCGCTGATCGAGTTCTACCGGCCGATTCCACCCTTGGCTTACCTGCCGCTGATCGTGATCTGGTGCGGCATCGGCGAGCTGTCCAAGGTGCTGCTGATCTACCTGGCGATTTTTGCGCCGATCGCCATCGCTACCGCCACCGGCGTGCGCACGGTCGACCCGGCCAAATTGCGCGCCGCACAGTCGTTGGGCGCCACCCGGGCCCAGTTGATTCGCCATGTGATCCTGCCGAGCGCACTGCCCGACATCCTCACCGGCGTGCGGATTGGCCTCGGTGTGGGTTGGTCGACGTTGGTCGCCGCCGAGCTGATCGCCGCCACCAGCGGCCTGGGCTTCATGGTGCAATCCGCCGCGCAGTTCCTGGTCACCGATGTGGTGGTGCTGGGGATTCTGGTGATCGCACTGATCGCCTTCGCCATGGAAATGGGCTTGCGTGCCCTGCAGCGCAAACTGGTGCCTTGGCATGGCCAGGCACACTAA
- a CDS encoding LysR family transcriptional regulator, with the protein MDQVKAMKVFVRIYERSSFTLAADDLNLPRATLTHTLNQFEAWLGTRLLERSTRRVRPTLDGEAYYLRCVQLLAELEEAELAFRSVAPKGRLRVDLHGTLAKYFVIPALPQFMARYPEIELSISEADRFVDLIAEGVDCVLRAGTLGDSALIGRRVATLRQVTCASPAYLRKYGEPKSLDDLGEHRAVNYVSRTTAKLFPFEFVVDGQVQEVTIEGALSVFGAEIYSASAVAGLGIIQCPHYRMAELISQGVMQEILTDTPPPLMPVSVLYPQNRHMSPRVRVFVDWLAEIFATAR; encoded by the coding sequence GTGGACCAGGTCAAAGCGATGAAGGTGTTCGTACGAATCTACGAGCGCAGCAGCTTCACGCTCGCCGCGGATGACCTGAACCTGCCGCGCGCGACCCTGACCCACACCCTCAACCAGTTCGAAGCCTGGCTGGGCACGCGGTTGCTGGAGCGCAGCACCCGCCGCGTGCGCCCAACGCTCGATGGCGAAGCCTATTACCTGCGTTGCGTGCAGCTGCTGGCCGAGCTGGAAGAGGCGGAACTGGCGTTCCGTTCGGTGGCGCCCAAGGGCCGCCTGCGCGTGGATTTGCACGGCACCCTGGCCAAGTACTTCGTGATCCCGGCACTCCCGCAATTCATGGCGCGCTACCCGGAAATCGAACTGTCCATCAGCGAGGCGGACCGCTTCGTCGACTTGATCGCCGAAGGCGTGGATTGCGTGCTGCGGGCAGGCACCCTGGGGGATTCGGCGTTGATCGGCAGGCGTGTCGCGACGCTGCGCCAGGTGACCTGCGCGAGCCCGGCGTACCTGCGCAAATACGGCGAGCCGAAAAGCCTCGACGACCTGGGTGAGCACCGGGCGGTGAACTACGTTTCGCGCACCACCGCCAAGCTGTTTCCGTTCGAATTCGTGGTCGACGGCCAGGTGCAGGAAGTCACGATCGAGGGGGCGCTGTCGGTGTTCGGCGCAGAGATTTATTCCGCCAGCGCGGTGGCCGGACTGGGCATTATCCAGTGCCCGCACTACCGCATGGCCGAGCTGATTTCCCAGGGCGTGATGCAGGAAATCCTCACCGATACACCGCCGCCCTTGATGCCGGTGTCGGTGCTTTACCCGCAGAACCGACACATGTCGCCGAGGGTGCGAGTGTTCGTCGATTGGCTCGCCGAAATCTTCGCCACTGCCCGCTAA
- a CDS encoding SDR family oxidoreductase, which yields MTTQVAIITGASRGIGAVIAKQLAADGYAVAINYASSATEASKLVVELRQAGHQAIAIQGDVASAADVKRLFDETEAQLGKVDVLINNAGILKVLPLAQHSDELYNQNFDIHTRGTFNALREAATRLNDGGRIVNFSSSTVGLNFPGYAVYIASKAAVESLTQVFAKEMRGRRITVNAVAPGPVATELFLHGKSEEQIQGLAKMAPLERLGQPEDIARVVSFLVSPAGAWVNGQILRANGGLV from the coding sequence ATGACCACTCAAGTTGCTATCATTACCGGCGCCTCCCGTGGCATCGGCGCCGTGATTGCCAAACAACTGGCCGCCGACGGTTATGCCGTCGCGATCAACTACGCCAGCAGCGCCACTGAAGCGTCGAAACTGGTGGTGGAGTTGCGCCAGGCCGGGCACCAAGCCATAGCGATCCAGGGCGACGTGGCCAGCGCCGCCGACGTCAAGCGCCTGTTCGACGAGACCGAAGCCCAACTGGGCAAGGTCGATGTGCTGATCAACAACGCCGGGATTCTCAAGGTACTGCCGCTGGCCCAGCACAGTGATGAGCTCTACAACCAGAACTTCGATATCCACACCCGTGGCACCTTCAACGCCCTGCGTGAAGCGGCGACCCGCCTGAATGACGGCGGGCGCATCGTCAACTTTTCCAGCAGCACCGTCGGCCTCAATTTCCCCGGCTACGCGGTGTACATCGCCAGCAAGGCAGCCGTGGAATCCCTGACCCAAGTGTTCGCCAAGGAAATGCGCGGCCGTCGCATCACCGTCAACGCCGTGGCCCCCGGCCCGGTGGCTACCGAGCTGTTCCTGCATGGCAAAAGCGAAGAGCAGATCCAGGGCCTGGCCAAGATGGCGCCACTGGAACGCCTTGGCCAACCCGAAGATATCGCCCGCGTGGTGTCGTTCCTGGTGAGCCCGGCCGGTGCCTGGGTAAACGGGCAAATCCTGCGGGCCAATGGCGGCCTGGTCTGA
- the tauD gene encoding taurine dioxygenase — protein MSSLTVTPLSTALGAQISGVDITQPLTIEHRDAIEQALLKHSVLFFRNQPINPQQQARFAAHFGDLHIHPIYPNVPEQPEVLILDTAVTDVRDNAIWHTDVTFLPTPALGAVLSAKLLPEFGGDTLWASGIAAYEALSEPFKKLLDGLTATHDFTRSFPLERYGNTPQDLARWEEARRKNPPLSHPVIRTHPVSGRKSLFVSEGFTSKINELEPAESEAVLKLLFAHATRPEFTIRWRWQENDVAFWDNRVTQHYAVDDYRPQRRVMHRATILGDVPF, from the coding sequence ATGAGCAGCCTGACCGTAACGCCTCTCAGCACCGCCCTTGGCGCCCAGATCAGTGGCGTCGACATCACCCAACCGCTGACCATCGAACACCGCGACGCCATCGAACAGGCGCTGCTCAAGCATTCGGTGCTGTTCTTCCGCAACCAGCCGATCAACCCGCAGCAACAGGCGCGGTTCGCGGCACATTTCGGCGACCTGCACATTCACCCGATCTACCCCAACGTGCCGGAACAGCCTGAAGTGCTGATCCTCGACACCGCCGTGACCGACGTGCGCGACAACGCCATCTGGCACACCGACGTGACCTTCCTGCCCACCCCGGCCCTCGGTGCAGTACTCAGCGCCAAGCTGCTGCCGGAGTTCGGCGGCGACACATTGTGGGCCAGCGGGATTGCTGCGTATGAGGCGTTGTCCGAGCCGTTCAAAAAACTGCTGGACGGCTTGACCGCGACCCACGACTTCACGCGCTCCTTCCCGCTGGAACGCTACGGCAACACGCCGCAAGACCTGGCGCGCTGGGAAGAAGCCCGGCGCAAGAACCCGCCACTGTCCCATCCGGTGATTCGTACGCACCCGGTGAGCGGGCGCAAATCGCTGTTCGTCAGTGAGGGGTTCACCAGCAAGATCAACGAACTGGAGCCGGCGGAAAGCGAAGCGGTGCTGAAGCTGTTGTTTGCCCATGCCACCCGGCCGGAGTTCACCATTCGCTGGCGCTGGCAGGAAAATGACGTGGCGTTTTGGGACAACCGCGTGACCCAGCACTACGCCGTGGATGACTACCGGCCGCAACGGCGGGTGATGCATCGGGCAACGATTTTGGGGGATGTGCCGTTTTAG
- the tauB gene encoding taurine ABC transporter ATP-binding subunit yields MALLQLERISAQYPGSPEPVLADISLSLGPQQLLVALGPSGSGKTSLLNLIAGFVEPSAGRITLDGVPVKGPSAERGVVFQDDALLPWQDVLANVGFGLELAGVPKAQREIRAREMLALVDLAGFDSRRIWQLSGGQKQRVGLARALAADPRVLLMDEPFGALDAFTREQMQELLLQVWRRTAKPVFLITHDIEEAVFLATDLILLAPNPGQIVERLSLDFGQRYAAGESARAIKSDPRFIETREHVLGKVFSQRQVSA; encoded by the coding sequence ATGGCCTTGCTACAACTGGAGCGCATCAGCGCACAGTACCCAGGCAGCCCGGAGCCAGTACTGGCAGATATTTCCCTGAGCCTTGGGCCCCAGCAATTACTGGTGGCCCTCGGCCCTTCCGGCAGTGGCAAGACTTCGCTGTTGAACCTGATTGCCGGTTTTGTCGAACCCAGTGCCGGGCGCATCACCCTTGACGGTGTGCCGGTAAAAGGCCCCAGCGCCGAGCGCGGCGTGGTGTTCCAGGACGACGCCCTGCTGCCCTGGCAGGACGTGCTGGCCAACGTCGGCTTCGGCCTGGAACTGGCGGGCGTGCCCAAGGCCCAGCGCGAAATCCGCGCCCGGGAAATGCTTGCCCTGGTGGACCTCGCCGGTTTCGACAGCCGTCGTATCTGGCAACTCTCCGGTGGCCAGAAGCAACGTGTCGGCCTGGCCCGCGCATTGGCCGCCGACCCACGCGTATTGCTGATGGACGAACCCTTCGGCGCCCTCGATGCCTTCACCCGCGAGCAGATGCAGGAGCTGTTGCTGCAAGTCTGGCGGCGTACGGCCAAACCCGTATTCCTGATTACCCATGACATCGAAGAAGCGGTGTTCCTCGCCACGGACCTGATCCTGCTGGCGCCCAACCCCGGGCAGATCGTCGAGCGCCTGAGCCTGGATTTCGGCCAGCGTTATGCCGCCGGTGAGTCGGCACGGGCGATCAAATCCGACCCGCGCTTTATCGAAACCCGCGAACACGTGCTGGGCAAGGTGTTCTCCCAACGGCAGGTGTCCGCATGA
- a CDS encoding OprD family outer membrane porin, with protein sequence MVGAAMASFMLSAHADFIDDSHADVTLLNRYLNQQGRDVVNSNNKAHSIRDWGQGFEFNFKSGYTEGTVGFGLDLQAFYGLKLDSGGDLNDKDHQGRYPGSMFPLDDGKSADQFGVLSPTFKMRFAQDELRVGTLYGNNPVLANTDGRLYQQTNTGVQLVSKDLTDFTFTAGDILKTKIRNETGDQGMITAGGTKESDRFLYGGADYKGLPDTTVSLWYSNLEDYYQQFFLGAKRHDALPVGAIDTDMRLYRSLGVGENAAGDKDYSAAGLYGDGTSKGRINQSTVSLLESYSLDGHTVGLGIQKNSGDSDFPYLDSGLNSGASNQGPGSGADTPALTNMQLNKFQHAGERTWLAQYKYDFGKLGLNGLTFATSYAHGDDIRTTQGTTSEWERNVTVAYQVPTGTLKGLGVTWRNAHASPDITGATVQDENRFYVSYVVPLW encoded by the coding sequence ATGGTGGGTGCCGCCATGGCGAGCTTTATGCTGTCCGCCCACGCCGATTTTATCGATGACAGCCACGCCGACGTGACCCTGCTCAACCGCTACCTCAATCAGCAGGGGCGCGATGTGGTGAACAGCAATAACAAGGCCCACAGCATCCGTGACTGGGGCCAGGGTTTTGAATTCAACTTCAAGTCGGGCTACACCGAAGGCACCGTAGGTTTTGGTCTGGACCTGCAGGCGTTCTACGGTTTGAAACTGGACTCCGGTGGCGACCTCAACGACAAGGATCACCAGGGCCGCTACCCCGGCAGTATGTTCCCGCTGGATGACGGCAAATCGGCCGACCAGTTCGGCGTGCTCAGCCCGACCTTCAAGATGCGTTTCGCCCAGGATGAATTGCGCGTCGGTACGCTCTACGGCAACAACCCGGTCCTGGCCAACACCGACGGCCGCCTGTACCAGCAGACCAACACCGGCGTGCAGTTGGTTTCCAAAGACTTGACCGACTTCACCTTTACCGCCGGTGACATCCTCAAGACCAAGATCCGCAACGAAACCGGCGACCAGGGCATGATCACCGCCGGCGGCACCAAAGAGAGTGATCGCTTCCTCTACGGCGGTGCGGACTACAAAGGCTTGCCGGACACCACCGTCAGCCTGTGGTACTCGAACCTTGAGGATTACTACCAGCAGTTCTTCCTCGGTGCCAAGCGCCATGACGCCTTGCCTGTCGGCGCGATCGACACCGACATGCGCCTGTACCGCAGCCTGGGTGTGGGTGAAAACGCCGCCGGCGACAAAGACTATTCCGCCGCCGGTCTCTACGGTGACGGCACCTCCAAGGGCCGCATCAACCAGTCCACCGTCAGCCTGCTGGAAAGCTACAGCCTGGACGGCCATACCGTCGGCCTGGGCATCCAGAAAAACAGCGGCGACAGCGACTTCCCGTACCTGGATTCCGGCCTGAACAGCGGTGCCAGCAACCAGGGCCCGGGTTCAGGTGCCGACACCCCGGCACTCACCAACATGCAACTGAACAAGTTCCAGCACGCCGGCGAGCGCACTTGGCTGGCCCAGTACAAATATGACTTCGGCAAGCTCGGCCTCAATGGCCTGACCTTCGCCACGTCCTACGCACACGGTGATGACATCCGCACCACCCAAGGCACCACCAGCGAATGGGAACGTAACGTCACCGTGGCATACCAAGTGCCCACCGGCACCCTCAAGGGCCTCGGCGTAACCTGGCGAAATGCCCACGCCAGCCCGGATATCACCGGTGCCACCGTGCAAGATGAAAACCGCTTCTATGTGAGCTACGTCGTTCCACTCTGGTAG
- the tauA gene encoding taurine ABC transporter substrate-binding protein → MKLHFPLRLLAALSLAGASLFAQAADVTIAYQTTVDPAKVAQADGAYEKATNAKIDWRKFDNGADIIAAIASGDVQIGYLGSSPLTAAVTRKVPVETFLIATQIGGAEALVARNGSGINSPQDLIGKKVAVPFVSTGHYSLLAALKHWNIDPSKVTILNLAPPAIIAAWKRGDIDATYVWDPALGVAKENGKVLITSGELAKFGAPTFDAWIVRKDFAEKHPEIVTAFAKVTLDAYAAYRKDPQAWLADKGNVDKLVKLSGAKASDIPLLLQGNVYPLAADQVTLLGAPTTKAVTDTAAFLKEQGKVDAVLPDYAPYVSPKFITN, encoded by the coding sequence TTGAAACTGCATTTTCCCCTTCGCCTCCTGGCGGCCTTGTCCCTGGCCGGCGCCAGCCTGTTTGCCCAGGCCGCCGACGTGACCATCGCTTACCAGACCACCGTTGACCCGGCGAAAGTCGCCCAGGCCGACGGCGCCTATGAAAAAGCTACCAACGCCAAGATCGACTGGCGCAAATTCGACAACGGTGCCGACATCATCGCCGCCATCGCTTCCGGCGACGTGCAGATCGGCTACCTTGGTTCCAGCCCGCTGACCGCTGCGGTTACCCGCAAGGTGCCGGTAGAAACCTTCCTGATCGCGACCCAGATCGGCGGTGCCGAAGCCCTGGTGGCGCGCAACGGTTCCGGGATCAACAGCCCGCAGGACCTGATCGGCAAGAAAGTCGCCGTGCCGTTTGTTTCCACCGGCCACTACAGCCTGCTGGCCGCGTTGAAGCACTGGAACATCGACCCTTCGAAAGTGACCATCCTCAACCTCGCCCCGCCGGCCATCATCGCCGCCTGGAAGCGTGGTGATATCGACGCCACCTACGTGTGGGACCCGGCCCTGGGCGTCGCCAAGGAAAACGGCAAGGTGTTGATCACCTCCGGCGAACTGGCCAAGTTCGGCGCGCCGACCTTCGATGCCTGGATCGTACGTAAGGATTTCGCCGAGAAGCACCCGGAAATCGTCACGGCTTTTGCCAAGGTCACCCTGGATGCCTACGCCGCTTACCGCAAAGACCCACAAGCCTGGCTGGCTGACAAAGGCAACGTCGACAAACTGGTGAAGCTCTCCGGGGCCAAGGCCAGCGACATTCCGCTGCTGCTGCAAGGCAACGTCTACCCGCTGGCGGCTGACCAGGTCACCCTGCTCGGCGCACCGACCACCAAGGCCGTCACCGACACCGCCGCGTTCCTCAAGGAACAAGGCAAGGTCGACGCCGTACTGCCGGACTACGCCCCGTACGTCAGCCCGAAGTTCATCACTAACTGA
- the mgrA gene encoding L-glyceraldehyde 3-phosphate reductase gives MTYIAAENRYESIPYRRVGRSGLVLPALSLGLWHNFGDSTPIETQRALLRTAFDLGINHFDLANNYGPPYGSAEINFGRLLREDFKHYRDELIISSKAGWDMWPGPYGQGGGSRKYVLASLDQSLQRLGVDYVDIFYSHRFDADTPLEETASALATAVQQGKALYIGISSYSGVKTREIAALLQEWKVPLLIHQPAYNLLNRWVEKDLLDVTEEFGAGVIAFTPLAQGLLTDKYLNGVPADARVNRPGGGSLQAKHLSEANIAHARALNEIAKRRGQSLAQMALAWTLRDPRVTSALIGASRPEQIIENVGALQNLSFSAQELAEIDRFAQEGGINLWEKPSTAE, from the coding sequence ATGACTTACATTGCTGCCGAAAACCGCTATGAATCTATTCCTTACCGCCGCGTAGGTCGCAGCGGACTGGTGCTGCCGGCACTGTCCCTGGGGCTGTGGCACAACTTTGGCGACAGCACCCCCATCGAGACCCAGCGCGCCTTGCTGCGCACCGCGTTCGACCTGGGTATCAACCACTTCGACCTGGCCAACAACTACGGCCCTCCGTACGGCAGCGCCGAGATCAACTTTGGCCGTTTGCTGCGCGAAGACTTCAAGCACTACCGTGATGAACTGATCATCTCCAGCAAGGCCGGCTGGGACATGTGGCCGGGCCCTTACGGCCAGGGCGGCGGTTCGCGCAAATACGTACTGGCGAGCCTCGACCAGAGCCTGCAACGCCTGGGCGTCGACTACGTGGACATTTTCTATTCCCACCGTTTTGATGCCGACACCCCACTGGAAGAAACCGCCAGTGCACTGGCCACCGCCGTGCAACAGGGCAAGGCGTTGTACATCGGGATTTCGTCCTATTCCGGGGTAAAAACCCGCGAGATCGCAGCGCTGCTTCAGGAGTGGAAAGTTCCGCTGCTGATCCACCAGCCGGCCTACAACCTGCTCAACCGCTGGGTGGAAAAAGACCTGCTGGACGTCACCGAAGAATTCGGCGCCGGGGTGATTGCGTTTACCCCGTTGGCTCAGGGTTTGCTGACCGACAAATACCTCAACGGCGTACCGGCGGATGCGCGGGTGAATCGTCCGGGTGGCGGTTCATTGCAGGCCAAGCACTTGTCCGAGGCCAACATTGCCCATGCGCGTGCGTTGAATGAAATCGCCAAGCGCCGTGGCCAGAGCCTGGCGCAGATGGCGTTGGCGTGGACATTGCGTGATCCACGCGTCACCAGCGCCCTGATCGGTGCGAGCCGGCCGGAGCAGATCATCGAAAACGTCGGCGCGTTGCAGAACCTGAGCTTCAGTGCGCAAGAGCTGGCGGAGATTGACCGGTTTGCCCAGGAAGGCGGGATTAACTTGTGGGAGAAGCCGTCTACGGCTGAGTAG
- the betT gene encoding choline transporter BetT, translating into MNPPVFYFAASFILLFGLTVIAIPEQAGAWLLAAQNWAANTVGWYYMLAMTLYLVFVVVTALSGYGKIKLGADHDEPEFSYLSWAGMLFAAGISITLFFFCVSEPLTHLVQPPQGEALNGDAARQAMQILFLHWGLHGWGVFAFVGMALAYFAYRHNLPLALRSALYPLIGKRINGPIGYAVDGFGIIATVFGLGADMGFGVLHLNSGLDYLFGVAHTQWIQVGLITLMMGAAILVAVSGVDKGVRVMSDINMLLACALLLFVLFAGPTQHLLNTLIQNIGDYLGALPTKSFDLYAYDKPSDWLGGWTVFYWAWWIAWSPFVGLFIARISRGRTIREFVFGVLLIPLGFTLAWMSIFGNSAIDQVLNHGLTALGQSAIDDPSMSLYLLLETYPWSKTVIAVTVFISFVFFVTSADSGTVVLSTLSAKGGNADEDGPKWLRVFWGAMTALVTSALLFAGSIDSLKSAVVLTSLPFSMILLLMMWGLHKAFYLESQKQIAQMHSLAPVSGSRKGTGGWRQRLSQAVHFPSRDEVYRFLETTVRPAIEEVTAVFVEKGLSVVTQPDPANDSVSLEIGHGEQHPFVYQVQMRGYFTPSFARGGMGSKQLNNRRYYRAEVHLSEGSQDYDLVGYTKEQIINDILDQYERHMQFLHLVR; encoded by the coding sequence ATGAACCCGCCGGTGTTTTACTTCGCCGCGAGCTTCATCCTGCTGTTCGGCCTGACCGTCATCGCGATTCCCGAACAAGCCGGCGCCTGGCTGCTGGCGGCACAAAACTGGGCGGCCAATACGGTCGGCTGGTACTACATGCTGGCGATGACCCTGTATCTGGTCTTCGTGGTGGTCACCGCGTTATCGGGCTACGGCAAGATCAAACTCGGTGCCGACCACGACGAGCCCGAATTCAGTTACCTGTCCTGGGCCGGCATGCTGTTCGCCGCCGGCATCAGCATCACGCTGTTTTTCTTCTGCGTTTCCGAGCCATTGACGCACCTGGTGCAACCGCCCCAGGGCGAAGCCTTGAACGGTGACGCTGCGCGCCAGGCCATGCAGATCCTGTTTCTGCATTGGGGCCTGCATGGCTGGGGCGTGTTCGCCTTCGTCGGCATGGCCCTGGCGTATTTCGCCTACCGGCACAACCTGCCGCTGGCGTTGCGCTCGGCGCTGTACCCGCTGATCGGCAAGCGCATCAACGGCCCCATCGGCTACGCGGTGGACGGCTTCGGCATCATCGCCACGGTGTTCGGCCTCGGCGCCGACATGGGCTTCGGTGTGTTGCACCTCAACTCCGGGCTCGACTACCTGTTCGGCGTGGCCCACACCCAGTGGATCCAGGTCGGCCTTATCACCTTGATGATGGGCGCAGCGATCCTGGTGGCCGTTTCCGGCGTCGACAAGGGCGTGCGGGTGATGTCCGACATCAACATGCTGCTGGCCTGTGCGCTGCTGCTGTTCGTGTTGTTCGCCGGGCCCACTCAGCACTTGCTGAACACCCTGATCCAAAACATTGGCGACTACCTGGGCGCGTTGCCGACCAAGAGTTTCGACCTTTACGCCTATGACAAACCCAGCGACTGGCTGGGCGGCTGGACCGTGTTCTATTGGGCCTGGTGGATCGCATGGTCGCCGTTCGTGGGCCTGTTTATCGCGCGTATTTCCCGCGGTCGTACCATCCGCGAATTCGTCTTCGGCGTGCTGTTGATCCCGTTGGGTTTCACCCTGGCGTGGATGTCGATCTTCGGCAACAGTGCCATCGACCAGGTGCTCAACCACGGCCTCACGGCGCTGGGGCAGTCGGCCATCGATGATCCATCGATGAGCCTGTACCTGCTGCTGGAAACCTACCCGTGGAGCAAGACGGTCATCGCGGTCACGGTGTTTATCAGCTTCGTGTTCTTCGTCACCTCGGCCGACTCCGGCACTGTGGTGCTCTCGACCTTGTCGGCCAAAGGCGGCAACGCCGATGAAGACGGGCCGAAGTGGCTGCGGGTGTTCTGGGGCGCGATGACGGCGTTGGTCACCAGCGCGCTGCTGTTTGCCGGCAGTATCGACTCGCTCAAGTCGGCCGTGGTGCTGACCTCGCTGCCGTTCTCGATGATTTTGCTGCTGATGATGTGGGGGCTGCACAAGGCGTTCTACCTTGAGTCGCAGAAGCAGATCGCGCAGATGCATTCCCTTGCGCCAGTGTCGGGCTCGCGTAAAGGCACGGGCGGTTGGCGCCAGCGCTTGAGCCAGGCGGTGCATTTCCCGTCACGGGATGAGGTGTATCGCTTCCTTGAGACCACGGTGCGTCCGGCGATCGAAGAAGTGACGGCGGTGTTTGTCGAGAAGGGCCTGAGTGTCGTCACCCAGCCCGACCCGGCCAACGACAGCGTCAGCCTGGAAATCGGTCATGGTGAACAGCATCCGTTCGTGTACCAGGTGCAGATGCGCGGCTATTTCACGCCGTCATTCGCACGGGGCGGCATGGGTTCCAAGCAACTCAACAACCGCCGCTACTACCGCGCGGAAGTGCACTTGAGTGAGGGCAGCCAGGACTACGACCTGGTGGGCTACACCAAGGAGCAGATCATCAACGACATCCTCGACCAGTACGAACGGCACATGCAGTTCCTGCATCTGGTTCGCTGA
- a CDS encoding helix-turn-helix domain-containing protein, whose protein sequence is MRTGVAGFQSERLKQLRLAFGMTQTALAEMVGRASGNISKWENGLQVPEVDAFQRLCEVFGVSENWLLEEQIAHHENTPFFFRSQVSTTTNAREIAEVRLEWLQEISYKLQESLEFIEVNVPHLEERNCELISDEEIEQMASKCRQAWGLGIAPIPNVIEVMENAGIVCARTLLGHLKMDGVSNWYNLDRRPYVLLVADKANGIRNRFDAAHELGHIVLHRHVSKAQYDSNYNLLESQAHRFASAFLLPSESFLREVRWPTLDTLLALKPRWKVSVAAMVRRCLDLKIINDTTTTRLWKARSARGWVKGEPLDGDFDFEKPQLLSRGVKMLIENKVLSRSQVRQLLGLPIPILESLCCLDEGYFNLPDKSQVIDMQLRTRSPRETFFSDTAEILGFPNRK, encoded by the coding sequence ATGAGAACGGGAGTCGCGGGCTTTCAGTCAGAGCGCCTCAAGCAGTTGCGCCTGGCATTTGGTATGACCCAAACGGCTTTGGCCGAGATGGTGGGACGCGCCTCTGGAAATATTTCCAAGTGGGAAAATGGCCTGCAGGTTCCAGAGGTTGATGCCTTTCAGCGTTTATGCGAGGTCTTTGGCGTGAGTGAAAATTGGCTCCTTGAAGAGCAAATTGCTCATCACGAAAACACACCATTTTTCTTTCGGTCACAGGTCAGCACCACAACCAACGCGAGAGAAATAGCTGAAGTACGCTTAGAGTGGCTGCAAGAAATTTCGTACAAGCTTCAAGAAAGTCTCGAGTTCATTGAGGTCAACGTACCCCATTTGGAAGAGCGCAACTGTGAGCTGATCTCCGACGAGGAGATCGAGCAAATGGCTAGTAAGTGCCGCCAAGCTTGGGGGCTAGGAATTGCACCAATCCCAAATGTGATTGAGGTCATGGAGAACGCTGGCATCGTTTGTGCTCGTACCTTACTTGGCCATCTGAAAATGGATGGCGTATCAAACTGGTATAACCTTGATCGGCGCCCCTACGTGCTTCTTGTCGCAGACAAAGCGAATGGGATCAGAAATCGATTTGATGCCGCCCACGAGTTGGGACACATCGTGCTCCATAGGCATGTCTCAAAAGCTCAGTACGACTCAAATTACAACCTTCTTGAATCCCAGGCTCATCGCTTTGCAAGCGCTTTTTTGCTGCCTTCCGAGAGCTTTTTGAGAGAGGTACGCTGGCCTACTCTGGATACATTGCTAGCTCTGAAGCCACGCTGGAAAGTATCAGTGGCTGCAATGGTAAGACGTTGTCTTGACCTGAAAATCATCAACGACACCACAACCACAAGACTATGGAAAGCTCGCTCAGCAAGAGGCTGGGTCAAAGGCGAGCCTCTGGATGGCGACTTTGATTTTGAAAAGCCTCAGTTACTTAGCCGTGGCGTCAAAATGCTTATTGAAAACAAAGTGCTTTCTCGATCTCAGGTTAGACAGTTGCTGGGGCTTCCTATTCCAATATTGGAAAGCCTTTGCTGCTTGGACGAAGGTTATTTCAACCTCCCGGACAAGTCGCAGGTTATAGATATGCAGTTGAGAACCAGGTCCCCAAGGGAGACTTTCTTTAGCGACACCGCTGAAATACTCGGTTTCCCGAACAGGAAGTAA